Proteins encoded by one window of Aphis gossypii isolate Hap1 chromosome X, ASM2018417v2, whole genome shotgun sequence:
- the LOC126552363 gene encoding zinc finger and SCAN domain-containing protein 21-like, translating into MNTPEKNAGTNDGKDAGKKDGENATPRYLCDQCGKSLSSRHGLKRHRRTHAKEGPFPCESCGKLLATRFTFNRHQQMHTAENLYTCETCLQSFCSRYGLERHQQTHTAEQPFSCSECGASFADQRTLDNHYLRTDLRS; encoded by the coding sequence atgaaCACTCCCGAGAAGAACGCCGGGACGAACGACGGGAAGGACGCCGGTAAGAAAGACGGGGAAAACGCCACACCGAGGTATCTGTGTGACCAATGCGGAAAATCGTTATCCTCGCGACACGGGTTGAAGAGGCACCGGCGGACGCACGCTAAAGAGGGGCCTTTCCCATGTGAGAGTTGTGGAAAATTGTTAGCCACGCGATTCACGTTCAATAGGCACCAGCAGATGCACACGGCCGAAAACCTGTACACTTGCGAGACGTGCTTACAATCTTTCTGCTCGCGATACGGGTTAGAGAGGCACCAGCAGACGCACACGGCTGAGCAGCCGTTCTCGTGTAGCGAGTGCGGCGCTTCGTTCGCCGACCAAAGAACGTTGGACAACCACTACTTACGCACGGACTTGCGTTCATGA